TATTTATACCTCTTCTTTTTGCTGCACTAAGTATTGTAAACCATTTCCAGTAGTATGCTTTATCTGAATTAGATAAAGTTGATATTCCAGAGTTATGAACTCTATAATAATAAAGAAACTTGTCTAGGAAGAATGTTTTCCCTGTTTCGTACAATTTATAATATAAATCTTGATCTACAGCTCTAATTAAATATGAATCTATTCCATCTGTCTTGTCATAAAAGCTCTTTTTGAAAGAAGCAAATGCAGTAAACTCTCCATACATATTGAAAAACATTTTTTCTCCAAAAGGTACATTTTTTGCTGCCGAATATTCCCCTAGTATTTCTAGTTTTTCATCACAAAAATAAAGTTTGGAATGTACTAGAGAACAATCTGGATTTTGCTCATGAGCTGCAATCATTTCAGCCAAAGCGTCTTTAGATAGAATGTCATCCGGGTCTAAAAAACCACAGATTACACCAGAAGCTTCATCAACACATCTTCTTTTGGTATATCCACATCCTTTGTTTTCTGCATTACGAAAAACTTTTATTTTCTCATTCTTTTGATAGCTCTCATAAGCATCGGATGACGAATCTGTCGAAAAATCGTCTACAATAATTATTTCCCAATTATTATATGTCTGATCGAATATACTCTGGATAGCATCCTCGATATATATTCCATTATTATAATTGGCTATAAGAACAGAGAATAATGGATTATTCATTTTATCAAAATATATTCAATTTTATATCTATATTATTTTCTATAAAAATATCATCAACATTAAATTGATAGTCTTTTTATTTTGCATATTCAGAGATAATAGAGTTTAAATTATCTATATGAATTTTCATACTGAAATTTTCATAAATATTCATTCTTCCCTTTTCTCCCATCTCTTTTGCTTTAAGTTCATTTTCTAATATATATATCATGTTTTGAGCCATGCCGTCAACATCATGTTCATCTACAAGTAAGCCTGTTTCCCCATCTATTATCACGTCAGGGATTCCTGCATGTTTTGTTGATATTACAGGAAGAGCCGCAGCAGAGGCTTCAATAATAGCAACTGGGGTTCCTTCCATATCGCCATCGATTGCTGTTACGGAGTGTTGCACAAAAGCTCGAACTTTCTCATAATAGCTTATCAATTCGTGATGTTTGGCTTGCCCTATAAATATAATGTTTTCTTCGATCTTTAGATATTTTGAAAGATTGATACATGTATTTAGTAGTACTCCATCTCCAGCCATATATAGCTTAGCCCTCGGAAACTTCTCTAACACCTTTTTAAAGGCCAGTATTGTAAGATATGGTGCTTTTTTGTCAACAAAGCGTCCAATAGAAAGAAATGCTTCTGACTTATATGAGGGGGTAACGGAGAAGAAATTATCTTCAGGACCATAGGTGATATACTTTAGCTTCTCAGCAGGGCATCCTATTTTAATTA
The Dysgonomonas mossii genome window above contains:
- a CDS encoding glycosyltransferase, whose translation is MKNIALISPNLNAYSETFIQNHKKNFEGNVKFYYGGHFPTHLEGSGHLWISSKERLADYIKANVFQIKNIPSPEYKALEKSFKKEKINIVYAEYGPTGYAIMDICKKMGLPLIVHFHGYDASMARVLEEYRDAYKEMFKYASVVIAVSKIMEQDLIKIGCPAEKLKYITYGPEDNFFSVTPSYKSEAFLSIGRFVDKKAPYLTILAFKKVLEKFPRAKLYMAGDGVLLNTCINLSKYLKIEENIIFIGQAKHHELISYYEKVRAFVQHSVTAIDGDMEGTPVAIIEASAAALPVISTKHAGIPDVIIDGETGLLVDEHDVDGMAQNMIYILENELKAKEMGEKGRMNIYENFSMKIHIDNLNSIISEYAK
- a CDS encoding glycosyltransferase, translated to MNNPLFSVLIANYNNGIYIEDAIQSIFDQTYNNWEIIIVDDFSTDSSSDAYESYQKNEKIKVFRNAENKGCGYTKRRCVDEASGVICGFLDPDDILSKDALAEMIAAHEQNPDCSLVHSKLYFCDEKLEILGEYSAAKNVPFGEKMFFNMYGEFTAFASFKKSFYDKTDGIDSYLIRAVDQDLYYKLYETGKTFFLDKFLYYYRVHNSGISTLSNSDKAYYWKWFTILSAAKRRGINIEDFFLENFVTRYEYEMLKNKYEKVKKYSKLNDFLRNIKHKFGLIK